TCAACCTCATCCACGCTTCATAACCATACGGTACGAGGACTTGGTCACACAACCTGACGTGGTACAGGAGTATCTGATGAAAAAAATGCCCTTTCTGGTGAAAAGGGACCTCTTCAGTAAATATCATGAATTGGCTCATCCATCTGAACAGTCGGAGGATGCATTAGGTGGGATCAGGCCTATTTCGTCATCGGGTATAGGCAACTGGCGTGAACATCTGCCCCGCGTTGCCGGTCAGCTTCAGATACATGGGTCAATCACAAATGACCTGATTGATTATGGATATGAAAAGGATGGTACATGGGAAAAGGAATTGGAAAGGATAGAGCCTGACCGGACTGCCAGTCACTGGCCGGAGCACTTTACAAAAGCCGGGCTAAAACGGAGGAAAAGGGGCAAATACTTCGGAATTGTGCCTGATATGCTTGGTCATTACCGGCTGACCCGCCCAGTGAGGTGGATGATAAACGTACTGTTCTGGAAGTTATCTGCATTATTATAAATTTTATTATGCTATCCAAAAAGACACGATATGCGATTTTAGCCCTTGTACGGTTAGCAAAAGAATCCGGCAAAGGAGCAATATTAATCAGTGATATTGCTAAAAGCGAACACTTACCTCAAAGGTTTCTTGAATTGATCCTCGTTGAGTTAAAAAAACTGGGTATTGTTGGGAGTAAACTGGGTAAATCGGGAGGATATTATTTGATAAAAGAGCCAGCAGAAGTTACTCTTTGGGCTATTGTCAGACACTTCGAG
This genomic interval from Bacteroidota bacterium contains the following:
- a CDS encoding sulfotransferase, whose amino-acid sequence is MIRIHVVGCGPLTGTTLITKMMIACFDIDLCTSHENSIYVYPPRLANIFLTKMPQNLLVIEPLLRVMPNLYVIYMLRDPRDMIVSKHSMDKDRYWASLTYWKTYTPYGRKLQPHPRFITIRYEDLVTQPDVVQEYLMKKMPFLVKRDLFSKYHELAHPSEQSEDALGGIRPISSSGIGNWREHLPRVAGQLQIHGSITNDLIDYGYEKDGTWEKELERIEPDRTASHWPEHFTKAGLKRRKRGKYFGIVPDMLGHYRLTRPVRWMINVLFWKLSALL
- a CDS encoding Rrf2 family transcriptional regulator produces the protein MLSKKTRYAILALVRLAKESGKGAILISDIAKSEHLPQRFLELILVELKKLGIVGSKLGKSGGYYLIKEPAEVTLWAIVRHFEGPIALVACVSEKAYQPCEFCKDEATCNLRSVFKEIRDNTYSILKKTTLKDLI